One part of the Prunus persica cultivar Lovell chromosome G5, Prunus_persica_NCBIv2, whole genome shotgun sequence genome encodes these proteins:
- the LOC18777117 gene encoding ubiquitin-conjugating enzyme E2 10: MASKRILKELKDLQKDPPTSCSAGPVAEDMFHWQATIMGPADSPYAGGVFLVTIHFPPDYPFKPPKVAFRTKVFHPNINSNGSICLDILKEQWSPALTISKVLLSICSLLTDPNPDDPLVPEIAHMYKTDKNKYETTARSWTQKYAMG, encoded by the exons ATGGCGTCGAAACGGATCCTGAAGGAGCTGAAGGACCTCCAGAAAGATCCTCCTACTTCATGCAGCGCTG GGCCAGTTGCAGAAGACATGTTCCACTGGCAAGCGACAATAATGGGTCCTGCTGACAGTCCATATGCAGGTGGAGTGTTCCTTGTCACTATACATTTTCCTCCAGACTATCCTTTTAAACCACCCAAG GTTGCATTCAGGACAAAGGTGTTTCACCCTAATATCAACAGCAATGGTAGCATTTGCCTTGACATTTTGAAAGAACAGTGGAGCCCTGCCCTGACCATATCCAAG GTATTGCTTTCAATCTGTTCactgttgacagaccccaacCCTGATGACCCTTTGGTTCCGGAGATTGCCCATATGTACAAGACTGACAAGAACAAGTACGAGACCACCGCAAGGAGCTGGACTCAGAAGTATGCTATGGGTTAG